The following is a genomic window from Corynebacterium incognita.
GGGCGCCGGCCAGGAGCAGGGCAGAGACGAACTGCGACGAGCCGGAGGCGTCGATGGTGACCTCGCCGCCGCGGGGAGCGGTGGGGCTAGGAGTAATGGTGCACGGCAGCGTGTCGCCTTCGACGTCCACGCCGAGTTGGCGTAGCGCATCCAAAACCGGCCCCAAGGGCCGACCGTAAGCCTGTTCGTCGCCGTCGAGTCGGACGGGGCCGTCGGCAAGCGCCGCCAGGACCGGGATGAAACGCATCACCGTGCCCGCCAGGCCGCAGTCTAACTCCGCGCCCCGCAGTGGGCCGGGCTGCACCTTCCATGCTGTGGCGGTGTTGGTTTTATCGCCCACGGCGCCTGATGGGGCCGTGGTGGACGCGTCGCCGTGATCGGTGATGCCTACTCCCATGGACCGCAGCGCGGCGGCCATGAGGTCAGTATCCCGGGAACGCAGCGGACGGAAGATTGTCGATGGAGAGTCTGCCAGCGCCGCTAAGACCAACGCCCGGTTGGTCATCGACTTTGAACCCGGTATCGCCTGTTCGTAGCGGATCGGGGAGTCTGTGTGCGGGGCTGGCCAAAAATTTCCCATATGCACCATCATAGGAAACTGGCCCATAATGGTGGGCATGTGCGGACGTTTTGTCATGTTCTCTGAAACCCTCCTCGATGATGTCGCGACCCTGCCCGGGGTCAACGACGTTAACGTGCCGGAAGGGTTGCCGGGGCCGCGGTACAACATAGGGCCCACGCACAAGGTGGCGGCCATCCGCATCGTGGAAGGGATGGCCACCGTACTGCCCGCGCGGTGGGGTCTGTTCCCGCACTGGAAGAAAGACGAGACCGGCCCGCCGCTGTTTAACGCCCGCGGGGAAACCGTGGCCAGCAAACCCTCATTCCGGGACGCCTTCAGTGGGAAGGCAGGCGGGCGCTGCCTGATCCCCTTGGACGGTTACTACGAATGGCACGACGCCGGTGACGGGGACGGCAAGTACCCCTATTTCGTGCGCCGCGACGACGGGCGGCCGCTCTACGCGGCAGGACTGTGGGCGACGGGCCTGGACCAGTTGTCCGTGACGATGGTGACCACGGCGTCGGCGGCCCCCTTGGAATGGCTGCATGACCGGCTGCCACGCTTTCTGGCTGACGACGAGATGCCAACCTGGCTGGAGGGGACACCGGAGGAAGCCAGAGATCTGTTGGAGCCAGCCCCGGAGCGCGTGCGAGAGCATTTGCAGGCGACAAGGGTGGGCAAAGAAGTGGGCAACATCCGCAACGACTACCCTGAACTTATTGCCCCGCTAGAGAAAGGACAGGTTTCCTAAGTGACGGAATCTGCAAGTTCGAGGCACAAGTTCGAGGAACAGGCGCTGCCGCTGCTAGACCAGCTGTACGGCGGCGCGCTGCGCATGACGCGCAACCCCCAGGACGCCGAGGATTTGGTGCAAGAAACCTACCTCAAGGCGTATTCCGCCTTTGACTCCTTCAAACAGGGGACCAACTTGAAGGCGTGGCTGTATCGCATCATGACGAACACCTACATCAACTCCTACCGCAAGGCGCAGCGCCGCCCGACGGAATCCTCGTCGGAGGAGCTGACGGACTGGCAGCTCTACACCACCTCCGGGCACGACTCCACGGGGCTGGAGTCCGCTGAGGTGGAGGCGCTGAAGGGAATGCCGGACTCGACGATCTCCCAGGCCATGAACGATCTCCCGGAGGACTACCGCATGGTGGTCTACTACGCGGACGTGGTGGGCCTGGCGTACAAGGAAATCGCGGAAATCATGGACACCCCGCTGGGAACCGTGATGTCCCGGCTGCACCGCGGAAGAAAACTACTGCGCGGTGCGTTAAAGGAAGTAGCCCGCGAACAAGGCATCGGACTCAACCACCCAGACATGGCTCAAGATGAGCCCGCTACACAGTCCGCAGCCGCACAGAAAGATTCCGCCGTCACGAACAAGGAGGGGCGCTAGATGAGCACTGAGCGTAATGCCCAGCGAGACTCCCAACCCAGCCCGCACGACCACGATCACAAGGGGAGTCAGCATTCCGGATCTGGCTGCTGCGGGTGTAGTGAGCAGGAAGTGCAGTCGCTGCTGTGCCAGCTCATGGATTATGAGTTGACAGCGCAGCAGGAGGAAGAAATCCGCAAGCGCCTGTGCGAATGCCATGATTGCAACGATCGCCTGGCCTCGGAGGAGCTCATCCGTTCCCTGGTGCGCAAGTGCGATTCGTCCACTGCTGCGCCCGAGCACCTGCGCGAGCGCATCACGGTGCAGTTGCGCTACTCGGAGACCCGCGTCTGGCGGGAGTAGGGCACAGGCGGCGTCCTTCTCGGCGGGGGAGTACAACGCAAAAGGCCTCGGGGCCTGGATGTTGATCCAGGCCCCGAGGCTTTGTCATTTGCTAGGTGCTGCTGCGGTTAGCCGCCGTTAGGGCGCTTACCGTGGTTAGCACCCTTCTTGCGGCGATCCTTGCGCTTACGACCACGCTTGCTCATCGCGTTCTCCTTACAATAATGAGATTGCTAGGTTAATTGAACTCAACTAACTGTAGCTGGCCGGGGAGTAACTTTGGAAATCCGGGTGCCTTAGGCGGTCACGCGGGCACGGCCGCGGCCGCGGGTGCGGTTGAGCTTGCGCTTCCAGGCGCGGCGCTCTTCTTCGGACAGGCCGCCCCATACGCCGGCATCCTGGCCGGACTCGATGGCCCAGTTCAGGCACTGGGAGGCTACGGGGCAGCGGTTGCAGACCAGCTTGGCCTTAGCGATCTGGGTGAGAGCTGGGCCCGAGTTTCCGACTGGGAAGAACAGCTCTGGGTCTTCATCTCGGCAAATTGCTTCGTGGCGCCAATCCATGATTGATATCTCCTAACAAATTTTTGACAGTGAAAAACTACGGTGCAAATGGCACGAAAGAAAAAGTCACGGGAGTGACAGGCTCCAACGAGCGACCGCACTAGGGGTTGAGTGTGGTGTTGCCACGGTCGGTCTGCGGGCGGCCCTGCTGGGATGGGGCCGTCTCGCCGCCTATGACTGCGTGGCGTGAACTCTAGGTTTTCCTAAAGTTTTGGGCTGGTTAACCAACCCGTTGTTTCTTGGTACTTGAGCATCATGACATGTTTAACTTCAGTCCGCTAGGGGTAGAGCGCAATTTGTGTGAAGGATCACAAAAGTTAACCGAATACTTTCCCTTCCCATAGTTGTTTCCTGGCGTCAGGGGATATGTCAGCAATCTGGCTACCTGCCTGTATGAGACGAACCTTAAGGGAGTATAGGTGGGGATGCGGTCAAATCGTCCGGAGAGAGTTAACCTAGAGTTTGCTTGATGGCTACCGGGTAAGGGGTGCGTGGATATTGTTAATTTGCGCAAAGCGATGACAATGTGTTCGGTGTTAGCGAAATTGTGGCGTCACCCACCGATTTGTGCGCAGCAATTGTCGATCCCTCCGCCATGACCATGGCGCGATAGACTAACCGATTGTGAATACCCCACGTTCTTCGTCATACCCCGCAAGCAAGTCGTCTGGTTCCCGCGATTCCTCCGCGTCGGCCACCCTGCAGGCGCCCCAGACCATTGTGATTGCGGCTATCATTGCCATCATTCAGTCGCTGTGCGCCATTGGATTCGGCTTTTTCTTGGTATTCCAGGACATCACGAAGGGACAGGCCCCTGACGTGCTGTCCGACGCCTCCAGCTCCCAGTGGGTGGGCACCGGCACCGCAGTCTTCATCGCCGTGGTTTTCGGCTTTATTATCGCGGCGTCGATCGCTCTGCTCAAGGGTGCGCGCTGGGGTCGCGGCGGTATTGTCCTGGTGCAGTTCATTCTGGCCGCGAGCTCGTTCCAGATGATGTCCGGCGGTGCCATTGCGCTGGGTGTTGCTGTGCTGGCCTCCGCGCTGATGGTGCTGTATCTGCTGCTCATCGCACCGGCATCGGTGCAGTGGTTGCGCTCGACGTTTTAGCGCAGGCCGATAATTTCGTCGCCGCGCTGTTCCACGAGTGCCTCGCCGGCGCGCTGCAGGTGCACCGGACCGGTGTAGCCTCCGCGGTCCACCTTGACTGTGCGGCGAATCTTGCCCGTTGCCCAGTCCACCTCGGCAAGACCGTCGCGGGTGGGGGCCACCAGACGATCGCCGAGCCCGATTCCGGTGCCGAGAGCGTCCTCAACGACCCGCTCGACCTTGAGCGTTGCGGGATTGAACAGGTATAGGCGGTTACCGTCGAACCACGTCATGTGGTGCGGTAGGTCCGCGGTCGCTGGGGCATACGGGGAAGGGGAGTCAACCAGATCGGGGGCTGGTTCCACCTTGGTTGAGGAGATCTTCTTGCCCGAGGTGTCATATGCCTCGATGCGCGGTGACTCGCCAGGGATGTAGACCGCGGCGGCGTTTTGGCCCACTGCTACTAAGCGGGCACCGCTGCCGTCGATGGTGATGTCCTTGGTGATTTCCGGCTTGCGGGAGTCTTCCGGGGACGTCTTTTGTAGGCGTAGGAACGTGGATTCGGGATCCTCCGGGCACGAATCAGTCACGGCGAGTAGTTCCGTGCGAGTGAGTGCGGAGCCGATCGTGCATTCCTCGTGTGGTTGGTGCTCAGCCTCTTGTTTGGCCTCCACGTTGCCATATTCCACCGTGCGCACGAGGTCCGAGCGCCACAGTTCGACGCGTTCGTTGGATACCGTTCCTACCCGGTCGTTAGAGGACACGGCTACTACAGACTCGGAGTTGTTTGCCGACCGGGTATCCGCGTATGTGCCGGAAGCCGCGTCAAGGGAGACAACGTCACCGCAGCCGCGCCCAGTCTTGAAGGCTAAGACTACTTTGCCCCAGGCGACGCCGGCAGAACACAGCGGATCCGCGTCGCGGGTGTATTCCCACACTTGGTCGCCGTCCGCGTTCAGGGCGCGGGCGCCGCTTTCCGACGTCGCGATGGTCAACCCCGCAGCCGTCAGCGGGCGAGCGATGCCCGCCGGGTTCTTGTTCTCAGCGCGGAAGGCCTCGTCCACGGACGTGGGCAGCTTCGTCAGCGCGGTGACCTCCGTGACGGGGGTGTCGGCCGAGTCGAGGTGGGCCCCGCGGATGTCGGCGGTGAACCAAGCGCCGGCGATGGCGACGGTGGAAACGGCGGTGATGACGACGGTGGCAATGGCGTCGCGGCGAGTGGCGCGCAAAACTGGGGCATTCATGATGGACTCAGTCTAACGTGTCGGTGCCCTCTCGTCCTCAGCCAGCCCCAGCGAATGCGCCAGTTCCGGGGAGGAGGAGAACCACTGCGGGGGCTCGGGGAGATCGAAACCGAGCTCGTCGTTGATCGCCCGCCATTTGCCCAGTTCATCGTAGCCCACCAAAGTGACAGCGATGCCCGTGCGACCCGCGCGGCCGGTACGCCCGATGCGGTGCACGAAGCTCATGGGATCGTCCGGCACCTGGTAGTTGATGACGTGAGTGACGTCGTCCACGTCGATACCGCGGGCGGCGACGTCCGTGGCCACCAGCACGTTGACCGTGCCGCGGCGGAATGCCTCGAGCGCTTTGCTGCGCTGCTGTTGGTTGAGGTTGCCGTGAACCGCACCGGCCTTGATTCCGGCGCTACGCAGGTCGTCGGAAAGCTCGGCGGCGCTGCGCTTAGTGCGGGTGAAGATGATGGTGCGGCCGCGCCCAGGGGAGCTGAGCACCTTCTGGATCACGGGAAGCTTATCCATGCGGTGGCTTTGGAAGGTGATTTTCTTCGTGGAGGCGTGGGTGCTCGCGGTGCCGGGGTCGTCGGCGTGAATGTGCACGGGCTTGTTCATGAACGTGCGCGCCAGTGCGGCGATGGGCGCCGGCATGGTCGCGGAAAACAGTAGCGTTTGGATGGTCTGGTTGTCGCCGTCGGCGCCACTGTGCACGGCGTCAAAGATCTTCTCAATGTCCGGCAAGAAACCCATGTCCAGCATCTCGTCGGCCTCGTCCAAGACCACGATGGCCACCTGGTCCAGGCGCAGATAACCTTGGCGGTGCAGATCCAACAGGCGGCCCGGGGTGCCCACGATGACGTCCGCGCCGGAACGCAACTGCGCCACCTGAGCCTCGTAAGGGGTACCGCCGTAAATCGTGGTCACCCGGACGGGTAAGAATCGGGCCGCGACCTCAAAGTCCTCGGCCACTTGCACTGCGAGCTCGCGGGTGGGGACCACCACGAGCGCGCGTGGGGTGCCGTCCATTTCCGCGATGTCAGCGTCGTCGAATACCCGGTCCAACAGCGGCACGCCAAACGCCAGTGTCTTGCCCATTCCGGTGCGGGCCTGGCCGATGAGGTCACGGCCGCGCAGCGCCAACGGCAAAGTGAGCTCCTGAATGGCAAAGGTATTGGTGATGCCGTGGGTGCGGAGGCCGTCGCAAATCTCCGCCGCCACTCCGAGCTCCGCGAACGTCGGCGTCACCGCAGCGGTCTTCTCCCGACCCTCCGGGCGGGATCCCGCGCGCTTTCCCGCGGACGTGGGCGTGGACTTATGGGCAGCAGATTTGGCAACAGACACGCGTTAGATCCTATCGTTTTTGCAGGGGTGATGTGAGGCGGATGGGAGGTCCTGTGTCCACCGGCCCAGCCGGTGGCGACGGCGGGGCTATCATGGAGCGTTGTGCCGCCCGCGCGCATTACGCGAAAGGCACACGCGTACACGAACATAAAAGAGAAAGAGACTGTGAATAATGGATATCAAGTTTGGTTTTGCAGATACTGCCCGTGAGCTGCAGCTCACCGTATCCAACGAGGGTGCAGATCAGGACCAGCTGCTGGCGCAGATTAACGAGGGCTTGAGCCAGGGCGGAGTGCTGGAGATGGAAGACGAGAAGGGGCGTAAGTACCTCATCCGCACCGAGCGTGTGGTCTACGTTGAGGTCGGTGCCGTGCGTTCTCACGGCGTTGGCTTCATGGGGTAACCTCATAACCCATGAGTCCACAGCACCGCCCGCCCCGCACAAGCTTTGCGGTTCCCCGAAACCATTCCGGTTCGGAGGCACTGCGTCGTTTTGCGGAAGAATACGGCTGGTGGCGCGTAGTGGCTATTCCGCTGTTGGCGGTGCTCACCGTGTGGTTGTTGGTGGACATCGCGCGTAGCGATGACATTATCCCGACGGGCACGTCCGCCGCGGCGACTTCTGCGGCGGAAGCCGGGGATGTCGGGGAGGGCACGCCTGACGACGGCGCGGGGGACCAACCCGCCCACGAAGTGACGGGCCCTGACCCCAACAACACCAACGGCGGCGAGTCCAGCGTTTCCGCGGCTGCGGCGAAAGAGCTGCCGGCAGGTGGGGCATACACGGAGAAGGGCGACGGAACCTATCGCGCCGTCGGCACGCCCGGCCAGGAAGTAGGCAAGGGCGCCGAGAAGACCGTGCGCTACGCCATCGAAATTGAAAATGGTGTGGACACCTCCGCCTACGGCGGCGACGACGCCTTCGCTAAGATCGTCGACGCCACGCTGGCGGACCCCCGCGGCTGGATCGAAGACGAGCGCTACAAGTTCGTACATGTCAGCTCTGAGGACAACCCGGACACCACTTTCCAGCTCACCTCCGTGGGCACCACCGCGGAACTGTGCGGTTCGCAGATTGACATGGAAACCTCGTGCCATACCGGTATCACTGGCAAGTCCACCGTGATCATCAACGAGTCCCGGTGGGTCCGCGGCGCGCATCCCTTCGAAGGCGACGTGGGAAATTACCGGCAGTACCTGGTCAACCACGAGTTCGGCCACGCCATCGGCTACAGCGAACACCAGCCGTGTACCCACAACGGTGGACTGGCCCCGGTGATGATGCAGCAGACGCTGTCGCTGTCCAACCGCGAGTTGAAGCAGCTCTCGCCCGAAGAGGTTTATCCTGATAACAGCGATGTGTGCGAGCCGAACCCGTGGCCATACCCCAACCCGCAGACAACTGACGTGGCCCAACCCAAGCAGGCGCGATAGTAACCGCATAGTGGAGGAAAACATGACGCAATCCGGTGCGACGGAGGTCTACCCGCCCCAGCATGTGATGAATACGTTCACCACCTCGGCCTCGGTAGCATTGCGCTCGGCCACACCGAAGCAACTCGGGCCAGCCTGGGATAATGGTTGGTTGGTCGGGGAAACCGTATTTAGCCATACTGGGGACTTTGGCACTTTCTCCGCGCGGGTGCGCGACAAGCTTACCGACAAATTCAACGTCGAGGGTGCGCGTGTGGCCAAGCCGCTGCGCTCGACAGACGGGCGCTACAACGTGGCTGGGTGGATTGCCTCGGCGTATTCTGCAGGATCTCCCGCCAAGCGAGTGGATGAGACCGCGCTCGTAGCCCTTCGGCTTGAAGAGGCTTTAGAAAAAGCGGAGGTTGCCCTCCCCAATGCCGGGACCGCGCAGCAGCGCGAGGACGTCTTTGCCCAAGCCGAGAAGATGGCCTGGGCAGAGACCGGCGAGGCCTATCGGGCCTTGGACCTTAGCCCAGGGGAGCTGACCCTGGGACATGCTGATCTGCTGGCATCCGTTCTTTACAACGGTGCGCAGGCTCCTGTCATCACCTCGATCGTTCCTACCGCCGCGCTGCGCCCCCGCGGCTACACAGCCGCATTGGTAGTGGTGGACGGGCTCATCCAGGAAGCAGTGGACGAGGGAATCTGTTCCCGCTTCGGGCATATCAAGCACTTCGATCAGCTGCTGTTGCGGGCGGCGGCGTACCGGCGCTACGTCAATAACCTGCACCCTCATTCCAAGACGAACGTCCGTTCGAGGATCGAGCACGTAGAAAACCTCCTCATGTCTCGGGTAAATGGCAATATGTAGTGCATGAGCGATCGCCTGCACTCACCCTCTCACTTACATCCTCAATCTTCTTCGGAAAGCTCCACCTCCACGCACCCGTTGTTGGCCGGCACGAGCCCTGATGTTCGGTTGCTCCAACATGCCAGTGTGGACTTCCACGAACCTGCCGTGAGCTCACTCCCACAGGCAGGGCAGTGGTTCATTGAAGGCAGCGCCGGTACCGGCGTCACCACCTTGTTGGCCGATATTGCCGTTGACCGGGTACGGGAAGGAGCGGACCCTTCCGGCGTACTCATCATTGCCCCAGATAAGGAATCCGGGTCCCGGATTCGCGCACACCTCGCTGCACGCCTCGGTGCGACAGGATCCGCCGCACATTCCGTATCGGAGGAACGCGAGCCGGAAGATAACGAGGCAGCGCATCCCGAGTATTCCTCGACCGAGACAATGGTGCGTTCCGTGCACTCGCTTGCTTTTGCGTTGCTCCGTTTGCAGCGCGACGCCGAGGTCCGGATGTTGACTGGCGCGGAACAAGACGCGATCATCCGGCAGCTGCTCCGTGGCCACGCCGATGACGTGGAACGAGGGGCGCCACTGGTCATCCCTTGGCCGGAGGAGATCCGCCCGGCGCTCGGTTACGTGGGTTTTGCCCGCGCTGTGCGCGACTTCTTGTTGCGCGCGGTCGAACGTCGCCTCGGCCCTACGGAGCTGATCGAATACGGTGAGCTGCACCGCCGCCCAATGTGGGTGGCCGCCGGCCACTTCTTGAGGGAGTACGAACAGATCACCCGCCTTGCCGGCACGGAGCAGTATTCCGCGCCGGAGCTGATGAACTTGGTGCTGGAAAGCGATGTGGACCAGCTCATTGCTGGCCGTTGGCACACCGTGTTGGTTGACGATGCGCAGCTGCTTGACCCCATGGCGGGAGCACTCGTGGAGAAGCTCTTGGCCCACGCTGAGCTCGGTGTCGTGGCTGGTGACCGCGATAAGGCGGTCTTTGGATTCCGTGGCGCAAACGAAAAATTCTTCCTCGCTCGCGAGAAAACAGTTGATGCGGATAACCGCATCGTGTTGACCAAGCAGCAGCGCTTCGCCCCGGACGCCTCGCGTCGGGTTGTGGTGGCCGATAGTCCTCAAGTGCACTGGGATGTCGTGGCAGATGCGGTTCGCCGACGCCACCTCATTGACGATGTGGCGTGGCGTGACATCGCAGTAGTAGTGCGCGATAGCGCGCTCATCGGGCGTATCCGACGTGCTCTCTTGGCCTCCGGGGTGCCTGTGACCATCAACCCTACGGATGTCGTTTTGTCTGAACAGCGCATCGTGGCCAACCTGTTGCTGGCTCTGCGTGCGGTGGGCAACGGCATTTCCACGCTGAGTTACTCAGAGGTTGAGGACCTCATCACGGGGCCCGTGGGTGGCGCGGATCCCGTGAGCCTGCGCCGCTTACTGCGCGGCTTGCGCCGCTGGGCGCCTGATGAGCGTGCAGCGGAGACCTTGCGCTACGTGCTGGAGAATGAGGTTGCGGAGTTGGACGCGATACTCACCGAGCGCGAGTTAGCCGTGCTAGAACGCGTGAAGGCGGTGCTGCGCGCCGGGCGGAAAGCCGTGGCGGCGCAGGAGCCGAATGAGAATATTTTGTGGGCGGTGTGGGAAGCGACGAAGCTATCTACTCGCCTGCAGACCGCCGCGTTGCGCGGCGGTGCCACAGGTTCTCAGGCGGACCGCGACCTCGATGCCGTGATGGCGCTCTTCGATGTATTCGGCGACCTCGCCGAACGCCGCGCGGAATACAGCCTGCAGGCTTGCATTGACTTCGTCCTCACGCAGGAGCTGCCCACGGGTGTGCGCGACCGGCGCCTTTCACCGCCCGACGCGGTGGCGGTAGTCACCGCGCATGGTGCAGTCGGCCGCGAATGGGACACCGTGATCGTGGCAGGCGTGCAAGAAGATTCCTGGCCCTCGTTGGGGGAAACCGGTTCCTTGTTCGGGCAGGAAGATCTCGTCGACCTCATCGACGAAGGGATTGACCCAGACGTCCCTGTCTCGCACACCGCCGCACGTCTCAAAGAAGAGCGCCGACTCTTCCACGTCGCGTGTACTCGGCACCGCAGCGCGTTGGTGGTTACCGCCACCGACTCGGAAGATGGCGAGGACGTGATGGAACCGTCCCGATTCCTCAGCGAAGCAGCGGAAGCATGGGGAATGTCCATCGAGCAGGCGACCGCGGCGGACGCGACTAGAACAACTGGCGCTGCTGGTGGCACTACAATCGCCGTCGGCGACCAGAACGAAGAGGAGCCTTCGGCGCTGACCGTGAGCTTGCTGTCAGCGCCGGCGTTTGTGGGCCGGCTGCGGCGCATTGTGGGCTCGGCGAAAGCCACCGAAGTGGAACGGAAGCAGGCCGCGCGTCAACTCGCCCGCATGGCCACGGCAGGGGTTCCCGGAGCAGACCCGGACAGCTGGTGGGCGGCGCGTGAGACAGTGGGCGAACGGCCGCGTCGCGAACGCGCGGCTTTGTCGCCCTCGCGCATCGAAAGCTTCATGAAGTGTCCGGTACAGGCTGTGCTGCGGAACGCGGACGAGGAAGAGGAACGGTCCCTGGCATTGGACCAGGGCAACCTGGCGCACTTCTACTTCGAGGCTTTGGGCCGTGGCGTCGATGAGGAATGGGCGCGTTTGGAAGTTCTTGACGCATTCCGCGTGGTGCAGACGTCACCGCACTGGAAGCGCCAGACGGAGCTCGACGCGTTCCAAGACATCTTGGACAAGACCTACCGCTTCCATCAGGTGTATGCGAACGCAGAGGACCTCCTGGGACTGGAGGTGGGCATTGACGTCGAGGTTGCCCCTGGCGTAAGAATCACCGGCCGCGCGGACGCGCTCCAACGCGTCGGCGACAAGGTCCGCATCGTTGACCTGAAGACCGGCAAGTCCGTCCCGACGCACAAGGCAATTGGGGAATATGTGCAGTTGCAGGCCTACCAACTCGCACTGCGTCACGGCCAACTAGCTGCGGGCAACGACGTCGATTCCGGCCAAAACTCCGGGCAGATTCCCGGCCAACTCAAGGTCGTGGACGGCCCGGGCATCGAGTTGGAAGACGCCACACTCATGCTGGTGAATACTAAGACTCAAAAATTGGACACGCGAGTCCAGGCCGCCATGGATGAAGAAAGTCTGGACGCCTTCGCGCGGAAGCTTCCACCGCTGGTGGAACAGTCTGCCGCGCCTAAACTCCTGGCCATTGAAAACAAGGACTGTGACCGGTGCCCGGTTCGCACCATGTGCCCACTGCGCAACGAAGGGACGTTGACCACCGATGCCTAAGACACACATTAGCCCCCAGCTTCTGTCCGCGGTTTTAGGACAAAAGCACAGCCCCACCCCGCAGCAGGCCGATATCATCGGCGCGGCACCCGGCCCCATGCTGGTCGTCGCCGGCGCAGGCGCAGGCAAGACTGAGACCATGGCGGCACGCGTGGTGTGGCTCGTAGCCAACGGTTACGCGAAGCCAGAAGAGATTCTGGGGCTCACCTTTACCCGCAAGGCCGCTCAGGAGCTGGGCAAGCGCATCAAGGCTCGGCTGAGCACGCTCGCCGGTTCGCCCAAACTCAAGGACCACGATCCCGAAGGAACCATTGCGGCGTCTCTCGAAGTGATTGCCCCGCACGTGTCCACCTATGACGCATACGCGGCTGAGCTCATCCGGGAATACGGACTTCTCATCCCGGCGGAGCCCTCCACCACACACTACTCCGAGGGGCAAATGTTCGCCCTTGTGAACGAGGTGGTCAAGGATTACACCGGCCCCCTCACGTCCTCGACGTCCGTGGAGGACACCACCACAAAGGTGATGTCCTTGCTTGCGGAGATGGACAACAACCTTCTGAACATGGCGGAGGTCTACGAGCAGGCGAACGCCTTTGAAATGAACATGCACGCCGTGCCGCAAGATCCCGGTAGGGAAGCGGACTACTTCACCAAGGATGCCCTGAAGTGGTTGGGTACCAATGACGTGCGCCGCGAGTTACTGCCCTTGGTAGAGGAAACCAAGAAGCGCATGCGTGAACAAGACGCCACCACCTTTGCCGAGCAGATGTCGTGGGCCGCGCGGATGGCTATGGCCCATCCGGTTGTCGGAACGGCGCAGCGCAGCCGCTACAAGGTGGTCATGCTGGACGAATACCAGGACACTTCGCCGCCGCAGCGCATCTTGCTGCGCAGCCTTTTTGGCAACGGCAAGGGGCAACATACAGCCGCGGACACGGCAGAAGGAGCGGCGGCGAACCTCACGGTGACCGCGGTGGGCGACCCGATGCAGTCCATTTATGGTTGGCGCGGGGCCACCACGGAAAACCTGCGTGCCTTCGTGGATGACTTTCCCCAGGCGAACGGCCAGTCCGCTGTGAAGAAGGAACT
Proteins encoded in this region:
- a CDS encoding Rv3212 family protein → MNAPVLRATRRDAIATVVITAVSTVAIAGAWFTADIRGAHLDSADTPVTEVTALTKLPTSVDEAFRAENKNPAGIARPLTAAGLTIATSESGARALNADGDQVWEYTRDADPLCSAGVAWGKVVLAFKTGRGCGDVVSLDAASGTYADTRSANNSESVVAVSSNDRVGTVSNERVELWRSDLVRTVEYGNVEAKQEAEHQPHEECTIGSALTRTELLAVTDSCPEDPESTFLRLQKTSPEDSRKPEITKDITIDGSGARLVAVGQNAAAVYIPGESPRIEAYDTSGKKISSTKVEPAPDLVDSPSPYAPATADLPHHMTWFDGNRLYLFNPATLKVERVVEDALGTGIGLGDRLVAPTRDGLAEVDWATGKIRRTVKVDRGGYTGPVHLQRAGEALVEQRGDEIIGLR
- a CDS encoding DUF3107 domain-containing protein, yielding MDIKFGFADTARELQLTVSNEGADQDQLLAQINEGLSQGGVLEMEDEKGRKYLIRTERVVYVEVGAVRSHGVGFMG
- a CDS encoding DEAD/DEAH box helicase — protein: MTPTFAELGVAAEICDGLRTHGITNTFAIQELTLPLALRGRDLIGQARTGMGKTLAFGVPLLDRVFDDADIAEMDGTPRALVVVPTRELAVQVAEDFEVAARFLPVRVTTIYGGTPYEAQVAQLRSGADVIVGTPGRLLDLHRQGYLRLDQVAIVVLDEADEMLDMGFLPDIEKIFDAVHSGADGDNQTIQTLLFSATMPAPIAALARTFMNKPVHIHADDPGTASTHASTKKITFQSHRMDKLPVIQKVLSSPGRGRTIIFTRTKRSAAELSDDLRSAGIKAGAVHGNLNQQQRSKALEAFRRGTVNVLVATDVAARGIDVDDVTHVINYQVPDDPMSFVHRIGRTGRAGRTGIAVTLVGYDELGKWRAINDELGFDLPEPPQWFSSSPELAHSLGLAEDERAPTR
- a CDS encoding anti-sigma factor, with the translated sequence MSTERNAQRDSQPSPHDHDHKGSQHSGSGCCGCSEQEVQSLLCQLMDYELTAQQEEEIRKRLCECHDCNDRLASEELIRSLVRKCDSSTAAPEHLRERITVQLRYSETRVWRE
- a CDS encoding SOS response-associated peptidase, giving the protein MCGRFVMFSETLLDDVATLPGVNDVNVPEGLPGPRYNIGPTHKVAAIRIVEGMATVLPARWGLFPHWKKDETGPPLFNARGETVASKPSFRDAFSGKAGGRCLIPLDGYYEWHDAGDGDGKYPYFVRRDDGRPLYAAGLWATGLDQLSVTMVTTASAAPLEWLHDRLPRFLADDEMPTWLEGTPEEARDLLEPAPERVREHLQATRVGKEVGNIRNDYPELIAPLEKGQVS
- a CDS encoding sigma-70 family RNA polymerase sigma factor; translated protein: MTESASSRHKFEEQALPLLDQLYGGALRMTRNPQDAEDLVQETYLKAYSAFDSFKQGTNLKAWLYRIMTNTYINSYRKAQRRPTESSSEELTDWQLYTTSGHDSTGLESAEVEALKGMPDSTISQAMNDLPEDYRMVVYYADVVGLAYKEIAEIMDTPLGTVMSRLHRGRKLLRGALKEVAREQGIGLNHPDMAQDEPATQSAAAQKDSAVTNKEGR
- a CDS encoding DUF3152 domain-containing protein, whose product is MSPQHRPPRTSFAVPRNHSGSEALRRFAEEYGWWRVVAIPLLAVLTVWLLVDIARSDDIIPTGTSAAATSAAEAGDVGEGTPDDGAGDQPAHEVTGPDPNNTNGGESSVSAAAAKELPAGGAYTEKGDGTYRAVGTPGQEVGKGAEKTVRYAIEIENGVDTSAYGGDDAFAKIVDATLADPRGWIEDERYKFVHVSSEDNPDTTFQLTSVGTTAELCGSQIDMETSCHTGITGKSTVIINESRWVRGAHPFEGDVGNYRQYLVNHEFGHAIGYSEHQPCTHNGGLAPVMMQQTLSLSNRELKQLSPEEVYPDNSDVCEPNPWPYPNPQTTDVAQPKQAR
- a CDS encoding WhiB family transcriptional regulator → MDWRHEAICRDEDPELFFPVGNSGPALTQIAKAKLVCNRCPVASQCLNWAIESGQDAGVWGGLSEEERRAWKRKLNRTRGRGRARVTA
- a CDS encoding 50S ribosomal protein bL37; protein product: MSKRGRKRKDRRKKGANHGKRPNGG